From one Eptesicus fuscus isolate TK198812 chromosome 21, DD_ASM_mEF_20220401, whole genome shotgun sequence genomic stretch:
- the LOC103284512 gene encoding cytochrome c oxidase subunit 6B1 has translation MAEDIKTKIKNYRTAPFDSRFPNQNQTRNCWQNYLDFHRCEKAMTAKGGDVSVCEWYRRVYKSLCPLSWVSAWDDRRAEGTFPGKI, from the exons ATGGCAGAAGACATCAAGACAAAAATCAAGAACTACCGGACTGCTCCTTTTGACAGCCGCTTCCCCAACCAGAACCAGACCAGGAACTGTTGGCAGAACTACCTGG ACTTCCACCGCTGTGAGAAGGCAATGACTGCGAAAGGGGGTGATGTCTCTGTGTGTGAATGGTACCGGCGTGTGTACAAGTCCCTGTGCCCTTTATCCTGG GTTTCGGCTTGGGATGACCGCAGGGCAGAAGGCACGTTTCCTGGGAAGATCTGA
- the ETV2 gene encoding ETS translocation variant 2: protein MDLWTWDEAPPQGVPLGNRLSRLEGAELGFCLPEVDTLTEEACWKGLPPQDWSSATPHPETPWGAEHASQALPWPGDWIQRGCTGWDAWSRVSPAPGPAPFAASPGVAGQNAASSAGGTHAWSRALAPASSPGRDDPLGSDGAAYWSRGLCAEERRADCIPWGAPGGSDCPASWDSGLHAACTASPKGYQSSDLTTSSEPKQQLDRAIWARYPKTNHRGPIQLWQFLLELLQDEARSSCIRWTGNSLEFQLCDPKEVARLWGERKRKPGMNYEKLSRGLRYYYRRDIVRKSGGRKYTYRFGGRVPGLADPDNAGVRVRQGAATE, encoded by the exons ATGGACCTGTGGACGTGGGATGAAGCACCGCCACAGGGAGTGCCCCTGGGAAACAGACTGTCAAGGCTGG AAGGAGCTGAGCTTGGCTTCTGCCTCCCTGAAGTGGACACACTGACAGAGGAGGCCTGCTGGAAAG GCCTCCCACCGCAGGACTGGAGCTCCGCGACGCCGCACCCAGAAACTCCCTGGGGCGCGG AGCACGCCTCGCAGGCTCTCCCGTGGCCGGGGGACTGGATACAACGGGGATGCACCGGTTGGGACGCGTGGAGCCGAGTCTCGCCGgcgccgggccccgcccccttcGCTGCGTCCCCGGGGGTCGCGGGCCAGAACGCTGCCAGCTCCGCGGGGGGGACCCACGCGTGGTCGCGCGCCCTCGCCCCCGCTAGCTCCCCCGGCCGGGACGATCCTCTCGGCTCCGACGGCGCCGCGTACTGGAGCCGGGGCCTCTGCGCGGAGGAGCGGCGCGCCGACTGCATTCCCTGGGGTGCGCCTGGGGGCTCGGACTGCCCCGCCTCCTGGGACTCGGGGCTGCACGCGGCGTGCACCGCCTCTCCAAAGGGGTACCAGAGTTCCGATCTCACCACTTCCTCCGAACCGAAGCAGCAGCTGGACCGCGCGATTTGGGCTCGTTACCCCAAAACGAACCACCGAG GTCCCATTCAGCTGTGGCAGTTCCTCCTGGAGCTGCTCCAAGACGAGGCGCGGAGCAGCTGCATCCGCTGGACAGGCAACAGCCTCGAGTTCCAACTGTGCGACCCCAAAGAG GTGGCGCGACTGTGGGGCGAGCGCAAGAGAAAACCTGGCATGAATTACGAGAAGCTGAGCCGAGGCCTGCGGTACTACTACCGCCGCGATATCGTGCGGAAGAGCGGTGGGCGCAAGTACACGTACCGCTTCGGGGGCCGCGTGCCCGGCCTCGCTGATCCAGACAACGCAGGGGTCAGGGTCCGACAGGGAGCAGCCACGGAATAA
- the RBM42 gene encoding RNA-binding protein 42 isoform X2, with product MAGAGPLPGLPGAGGPVVPGPGASIPGKSGEERLKEMEAEMALFEQEVLGAPITGIPTAMPAMPTVPTVEAMQVPTAPVIRPIIATNTYQQVQQTLEARAAAAATVVSPMVGGSPFVGPVGFGPGDRSHLESPEAREAMFLRRAAGGPRPMALRPPHQALVGPPLPGPPGPPMMLPPMARAPGPPLGSMAALRPPLEEPATPRELGLGLGLGLKEKEEAVVAAAAGLEDASAAVAVGAGGTPTGPAVIGPSLPLALAMPLPEPEPLPLPLEVVRGLLPPLRIPELLSLRPRPRPPRPEPPPGLMALEVPEPLGEDKKKGKPEKLKRCIRTAAGSSWEDPSLLEWDADDFRIFCGDLGNEVNDDILARAFSRFPSFLKAKVIRDKRTGKTKGYGFVSFKDPSDYVRAMREMNGKYVGSRPIKLRKSMWKDRNLDVVRKKQKEKKKLGLR from the exons ATGGCTGGAGCGGGGCCGCTCCCGGGACTCCCGGGTGCAGGAGGACCCGTGGTCCCGGGCCCTGGCGCCAGCATTCCGGGCAAGAGCGGCGAAGAACGCCTGAAGGAGATGGAGGCGGAGATGGCCCT GTTTGAGCAGGAAGTTCTGGGGGCTCCGATAACCGGGATCCCAACTGCCATGCCTGCAATGCCTACGGTCCCCACAGTAGAAGCAATGCAGGTCCCAACAGCTCCTGTGATCCGCCCGATTATCGCGACCAACACATACCAGCAG GTCCAACAAACTCTGGAGGCCCGGGCAGCTGCTGCAGCCACAGTGGTTTCTCCCATGGTGGGTGGCTCTCCTTTTGTGGGTCCAG TTGGCTTTGGCCCTGGTGATCGGAGTCACCTGGAAAGTCCAGAGGCTCGAGAAGCGATGTTTTTGCGACGAGCAG CAGGTGGTCCTCGCCCTATGGCCCTGCGGCCCCCTCACCAGGCCCTCGTGGgcccccctctgcctgggccccctgGACCACCTATGATGCTACCACCGATGGCTCGGGCCCCGGGCCCTCCCCTGGGCTCCATGGCTGCTCTGAGGCCTCCCCTG GAAGAGCCAGCAACACCCCGAGAGCTGGGCCTAGGCCTGGGGTTGGGCcttaaagagaaggaggaggcagtggtggcagcagcagccggGCTGGAGGATGCTAGTGCAGCAGTagctgtgggagcaggaggcacCCCAACTGGCCCTGCCGTCATTGGACCCAGCCTACCACTGGCCCTGGCCATGCCTTTGCCTGAGcctgagcccctgcccctccctctggaaGTTGTGCGAGGCCTGCTGCCCCCACTACGCATTCCTGAGCTCCTGTCCTTGCGTCCACGACCCCGGCCCCCGAGGCCTGAGCCACCCCCTGGCCTCATGGCTCTTGAG GTCCCAGAGCCACTGGGTGAGGacaagaagaaaggaaagccaGAGAAATTAAAACGCTGCATTCGCACAGCAGCTGGGAGCAGCTGGGAAGACCCCAGCCTGCTGGAGTGGGATGCAG ATGATTTCCGGATCTTCTGTGGGGATCTGGGCAATGAGGTGAATGATGACATCTTGGCACGCGCCTTCAGCCGCTTCCCATCCTTCCTTAAGGCTAAAGTGATCCGTGACAAGCGCACAGGCAAGACCAAGGGCTATGGCTTCGTTAGCTTTAAGGACCCCAGCGACTATGTGCGAGCCATGCGTGAGATGAATG GGAAGTATGTGGGCTCGCGCCCCATCAAGCTGCGCAAGAGCATGTGGAAGGACCGGAACCTGGATGTGGTGCGCAAGAagcagaaagagaagaagaagttGGGCCTGAGATAG
- the RBM42 gene encoding RNA-binding protein 42 isoform X3, which yields MAGAGPLPGLPGAGGPVVPGPGASIPGKSGEERLKEMEAEMALFEQEVLGAPITGIPTAMPAMPTVPTVEAMQVPTAPVIRPIIATNTYQQVQQTLEARAAAAATVVSPMVGGSPFVGPVGFGPGDRSHLESPEAREAMFLRRAAVAPQRAPILRPAFVPHVLQRADSALSSAAGGPRPMALRPPHQALVGPPLPGPPGPPMMLPPMARAPGPPLGSMAALRPPLEEPATPRELGLGLGLGLKEKEEAVVAAAAGLEDASAAVAVGAGGTPTGPAVIGPSLPLALAMPLPEPEPLPLPLEVVRGLLPPLRIPELLSLRPRPRPPRPEPPPGLMALEVPEPLGEDKKKGKPEKLKRCIRTAAGSSWEDPSLLEWDADDFRIFCGDLGNEVNDDILARAFSRFPSFLKAKVIRDKRTGKTKGYGFVSFKDPSDYVRAMREMNGKYVGSRPIKLRKSMWKDRNLDVVRKKQKEKKKLGLR from the exons ATGGCTGGAGCGGGGCCGCTCCCGGGACTCCCGGGTGCAGGAGGACCCGTGGTCCCGGGCCCTGGCGCCAGCATTCCGGGCAAGAGCGGCGAAGAACGCCTGAAGGAGATGGAGGCGGAGATGGCCCT GTTTGAGCAGGAAGTTCTGGGGGCTCCGATAACCGGGATCCCAACTGCCATGCCTGCAATGCCTACGGTCCCCACAGTAGAAGCAATGCAGGTCCCAACAGCTCCTGTGATCCGCCCGATTATCGCGACCAACACATACCAGCAG GTCCAACAAACTCTGGAGGCCCGGGCAGCTGCTGCAGCCACAGTGGTTTCTCCCATGGTGGGTGGCTCTCCTTTTGTGGGTCCAG TTGGCTTTGGCCCTGGTGATCGGAGTCACCTGGAAAGTCCAGAGGCTCGAGAAGCGATGTTTTTGCGACGAGCAG CTGTGGCCCCCCAGAGGGCCCCTATCCTGCGTCCGGCCTTCGTCCCCCATGTGCTTCAGAGAGCAG ATTCTGCTCTTTCTTCTGCAGCAGGTGGTCCTCGCCCTATGGCCCTGCGGCCCCCTCACCAGGCCCTCGTGGgcccccctctgcctgggccccctgGACCACCTATGATGCTACCACCGATGGCTCGGGCCCCGGGCCCTCCCCTGGGCTCCATGGCTGCTCTGAGGCCTCCCCTG GAAGAGCCAGCAACACCCCGAGAGCTGGGCCTAGGCCTGGGGTTGGGCcttaaagagaaggaggaggcagtggtggcagcagcagccggGCTGGAGGATGCTAGTGCAGCAGTagctgtgggagcaggaggcacCCCAACTGGCCCTGCCGTCATTGGACCCAGCCTACCACTGGCCCTGGCCATGCCTTTGCCTGAGcctgagcccctgcccctccctctggaaGTTGTGCGAGGCCTGCTGCCCCCACTACGCATTCCTGAGCTCCTGTCCTTGCGTCCACGACCCCGGCCCCCGAGGCCTGAGCCACCCCCTGGCCTCATGGCTCTTGAG GTCCCAGAGCCACTGGGTGAGGacaagaagaaaggaaagccaGAGAAATTAAAACGCTGCATTCGCACAGCAGCTGGGAGCAGCTGGGAAGACCCCAGCCTGCTGGAGTGGGATGCAG ATGATTTCCGGATCTTCTGTGGGGATCTGGGCAATGAGGTGAATGATGACATCTTGGCACGCGCCTTCAGCCGCTTCCCATCCTTCCTTAAGGCTAAAGTGATCCGTGACAAGCGCACAGGCAAGACCAAGGGCTATGGCTTCGTTAGCTTTAAGGACCCCAGCGACTATGTGCGAGCCATGCGTGAGATGAATG GGAAGTATGTGGGCTCGCGCCCCATCAAGCTGCGCAAGAGCATGTGGAAGGACCGGAACCTGGATGTGGTGCGCAAGAagcagaaagagaagaagaagttGGGCCTGAGATAG
- the RBM42 gene encoding RNA-binding protein 42 isoform X1: MAGAGPLPGLPGAGGPVVPGPGASIPGKSGEERLKEMEAEMALFEQEVLGAPITGIPTAMPAMPTVPTVEAMQVPTAPVIRPIIATNTYQQVQQTLEARAAAAATVVSPMVGGSPFVGPVGFGPGDRSHLESPEAREAMFLRRAAVAPQRAPILRPAFVPHVLQRAAGGPRPMALRPPHQALVGPPLPGPPGPPMMLPPMARAPGPPLGSMAALRPPLEEPATPRELGLGLGLGLKEKEEAVVAAAAGLEDASAAVAVGAGGTPTGPAVIGPSLPLALAMPLPEPEPLPLPLEVVRGLLPPLRIPELLSLRPRPRPPRPEPPPGLMALEVPEPLGEDKKKGKPEKLKRCIRTAAGSSWEDPSLLEWDADDFRIFCGDLGNEVNDDILARAFSRFPSFLKAKVIRDKRTGKTKGYGFVSFKDPSDYVRAMREMNGKYVGSRPIKLRKSMWKDRNLDVVRKKQKEKKKLGLR; this comes from the exons ATGGCTGGAGCGGGGCCGCTCCCGGGACTCCCGGGTGCAGGAGGACCCGTGGTCCCGGGCCCTGGCGCCAGCATTCCGGGCAAGAGCGGCGAAGAACGCCTGAAGGAGATGGAGGCGGAGATGGCCCT GTTTGAGCAGGAAGTTCTGGGGGCTCCGATAACCGGGATCCCAACTGCCATGCCTGCAATGCCTACGGTCCCCACAGTAGAAGCAATGCAGGTCCCAACAGCTCCTGTGATCCGCCCGATTATCGCGACCAACACATACCAGCAG GTCCAACAAACTCTGGAGGCCCGGGCAGCTGCTGCAGCCACAGTGGTTTCTCCCATGGTGGGTGGCTCTCCTTTTGTGGGTCCAG TTGGCTTTGGCCCTGGTGATCGGAGTCACCTGGAAAGTCCAGAGGCTCGAGAAGCGATGTTTTTGCGACGAGCAG CTGTGGCCCCCCAGAGGGCCCCTATCCTGCGTCCGGCCTTCGTCCCCCATGTGCTTCAGAGAGCAG CAGGTGGTCCTCGCCCTATGGCCCTGCGGCCCCCTCACCAGGCCCTCGTGGgcccccctctgcctgggccccctgGACCACCTATGATGCTACCACCGATGGCTCGGGCCCCGGGCCCTCCCCTGGGCTCCATGGCTGCTCTGAGGCCTCCCCTG GAAGAGCCAGCAACACCCCGAGAGCTGGGCCTAGGCCTGGGGTTGGGCcttaaagagaaggaggaggcagtggtggcagcagcagccggGCTGGAGGATGCTAGTGCAGCAGTagctgtgggagcaggaggcacCCCAACTGGCCCTGCCGTCATTGGACCCAGCCTACCACTGGCCCTGGCCATGCCTTTGCCTGAGcctgagcccctgcccctccctctggaaGTTGTGCGAGGCCTGCTGCCCCCACTACGCATTCCTGAGCTCCTGTCCTTGCGTCCACGACCCCGGCCCCCGAGGCCTGAGCCACCCCCTGGCCTCATGGCTCTTGAG GTCCCAGAGCCACTGGGTGAGGacaagaagaaaggaaagccaGAGAAATTAAAACGCTGCATTCGCACAGCAGCTGGGAGCAGCTGGGAAGACCCCAGCCTGCTGGAGTGGGATGCAG ATGATTTCCGGATCTTCTGTGGGGATCTGGGCAATGAGGTGAATGATGACATCTTGGCACGCGCCTTCAGCCGCTTCCCATCCTTCCTTAAGGCTAAAGTGATCCGTGACAAGCGCACAGGCAAGACCAAGGGCTATGGCTTCGTTAGCTTTAAGGACCCCAGCGACTATGTGCGAGCCATGCGTGAGATGAATG GGAAGTATGTGGGCTCGCGCCCCATCAAGCTGCGCAAGAGCATGTGGAAGGACCGGAACCTGGATGTGGTGCGCAAGAagcagaaagagaagaagaagttGGGCCTGAGATAG